From the Teredinibacter turnerae T7901 genome, one window contains:
- the nfuA gene encoding Fe-S biogenesis protein NfuA, whose protein sequence is MLNVTITDSAQTYLRELLEKQACEGIGIRMFVSNPGTPQAETCIAYCRPGEAEEADHVMELSGFNAYFEDRSVPFLDEAKVDYAPDKMGGQLTIRAPNSKMPKISDDSPIEDKINYVLYNEVNPGLASHGGNVSLERLTDDGMAILRFGGGCQGCSAVDMTLKQGVEKTLMERIPELAGVRDVTDHSDKSNAYY, encoded by the coding sequence ATGCTCAACGTAACGATTACCGATTCTGCCCAAACCTACCTTCGCGAACTTCTGGAAAAGCAAGCGTGTGAGGGTATCGGCATAAGGATGTTTGTTTCAAATCCTGGCACGCCTCAGGCCGAAACCTGCATTGCGTATTGTCGGCCGGGCGAGGCTGAAGAGGCTGACCATGTAATGGAATTAAGCGGTTTTAACGCGTACTTCGAGGATCGCAGTGTGCCGTTTCTCGATGAAGCCAAGGTCGATTATGCGCCAGATAAAATGGGAGGGCAGCTGACGATCCGGGCTCCCAACTCGAAAATGCCAAAAATTTCCGACGACAGCCCTATCGAAGACAAAATAAATTACGTGCTCTATAACGAGGTGAACCCAGGCTTGGCTTCGCATGGTGGCAACGTGAGTCTCGAGCGCCTTACCGATGACGGCATGGCCATTTTACGTTTTGGTGGAGGTTGTCAGGGGTGTAGCGCCGTCGATATGACCTTAAAGCAGGGCGTGGAGAAAACGCTAATGGAACGTATTCCCGAGTTGGCGGGTGTACGAGATGTCACGGATCACAGCGATAAGAGCAACGCCTACTACTAA